Proteins from a genomic interval of Stomatohabitans albus:
- a CDS encoding glutamine synthetase family protein: MDHQQEYVLDTIESRDIGYIRLWFTDVVGNLKSVAMTANEVPGAFAEGCGFDGSAIDGFSRVQESDMVVFPDPATLRLLPWKDGTPGPAVARMFGDVFTPDGEPFNADPRQVLRRNLSVAEDMGFTMYVHPEIEFYLLHSIADPTPIDRGGYFDSVPDRLPSVFRSEAVDILEAMGIPVEYSHHEVSPGQHEIDLRYADALTCADNIVTFRHVIKQVALKHGIHATFMPKPIAGAWGSAMHTHLSLFEGDHNAFNDPDQPYGLSRVAQQFMAGLLRHAKEITAVTNQWINSYKRLVPGYEAPVHVCWGASNRSSLIRVPRTKPNKASSRRIEYRSPDPACNPYLAFSVILAAGLEGIRQGYELPPEAANNLYEMSPAELRAANIELLPITYSEALIAMEESELVAQALGEHVFEYFLRNKWNDWDEYRRQVTPYELERFLPVL, translated from the coding sequence ATGGATCACCAGCAAGAATACGTACTGGATACGATTGAGTCGCGTGACATCGGATATATCCGACTTTGGTTTACTGATGTTGTGGGTAATCTCAAGAGCGTCGCAATGACAGCCAACGAGGTTCCCGGAGCCTTCGCTGAAGGCTGCGGGTTTGATGGTAGTGCAATTGACGGGTTCAGCCGGGTACAAGAATCAGACATGGTTGTCTTCCCTGACCCGGCCACGCTGCGGCTTTTACCATGGAAAGATGGTACCCCAGGACCGGCAGTTGCTCGCATGTTTGGTGACGTGTTTACTCCTGATGGCGAACCATTCAATGCTGATCCACGCCAAGTATTGCGTCGTAACCTGAGTGTTGCTGAAGATATGGGATTCACCATGTACGTGCATCCCGAGATTGAGTTTTACTTGTTACATAGCATCGCCGACCCCACCCCAATTGACCGTGGGGGGTATTTTGATTCAGTTCCTGACCGGTTACCAAGCGTGTTTCGTTCAGAGGCAGTCGACATCCTTGAAGCGATGGGTATCCCGGTTGAATATAGCCATCATGAAGTAAGTCCGGGCCAACACGAAATTGATTTACGGTACGCTGACGCGCTGACTTGTGCGGACAATATCGTGACATTCCGTCATGTCATCAAGCAGGTGGCACTAAAACATGGCATCCATGCAACATTCATGCCCAAACCAATCGCGGGGGCTTGGGGGAGTGCAATGCATACCCACCTCAGTTTGTTTGAAGGCGATCACAACGCGTTTAACGACCCTGACCAACCGTACGGGTTGAGTCGAGTAGCCCAACAATTTATGGCTGGACTTTTACGCCATGCGAAAGAAATTACCGCAGTAACGAACCAGTGGATCAATAGTTATAAACGCCTTGTTCCTGGATATGAAGCACCCGTACATGTCTGCTGGGGTGCGAGTAATCGCTCTAGTCTCATCCGCGTACCACGGACCAAGCCTAATAAAGCAAGCAGTCGTCGAATTGAATACCGTAGCCCTGACCCTGCCTGCAATCCTTATCTTGCTTTTTCGGTGATATTGGCCGCTGGGTTAGAGGGCATACGCCAGGGGTATGAACTCCCGCCCGAGGCAGCCAATAATCTCTATGAGATGAGTCCGGCAGAGCTTCGGGCCGCCAATATTGAGTTATTGCCTATCACCTATAGTGAGGCACTCATTGCGATGGAAGAAAGCGAATTGGTTGCTCAGGCCTTAGGTGAGCATGTCTTTGAGTATTTCTTACGCAATAAATGGAATGATTGGGACGAATACCGCCGCCAAGTCACCCCCTACGAACTTGAACGCTTTCTGCCGGTGCTCTGA